A region of the Silene latifolia isolate original U9 population chromosome 9, ASM4854445v1, whole genome shotgun sequence genome:
tttactcgatcgacccccagaaattagtcgatcgagtactttctttgtcgtcagctctttttcttcaacagaacactgttcatcagcagtaattaccttcctcgggtctgatttcaacaattccggtccttcatatgaacgaccgctcctcaaattaattaaagTTACCATTTCATGTGGATTCTTatcagcttgtgacggtaaatgacccggtttccttgtggactggttcgcggctaactgggcaacttgagtttcaagtgacttgatggatgcatctttttGCTGGTCACTCAGttgccactgctttgtcaaagactgcaacatcgtcttcaactcacctatctcacttaccccaccagaagatgatgcaccttgattaggtgtaggaaaggaaggaggcttctgaaagccttgttgagccttatgaggagggacatatggctgctgctgcggaggaggaggggtaggattgagcacattttgacttgtccacctcaaattgggatggactgccccttggttattataataggaaccccctccttgcctgtattgttgaaaagtaAGGACCTGTTCTTTCTCTCGTAAGATGACCAACAAAGCGgtgaccgtcgttgctcccacacctctcatatgtgacagtctcccctctagtaagcaaatggaccgtctgaggctccccagcagaatgcaactccaacttatcaaacctagcattcatggcttccagctgagccacaacttgcttatcgactgcatgaactgttctaataccatccctcaggttcccatactcagcacagtgggttgccatatcttcaataaaggcccatcccttatcatcgtcagtgttcttttggaatcttccgttggatgatgcatcaagaatggctctgtgatcatcatacaacccattatagaactgattggacagaaaccacggatcaaaaccatggtgaggaagagacctcaccaacctcttgaaacggcaccaagcttcatagaaagtttcatcaggtgcctgcttgaaactagtgattttttccctcagctgattagtgcgctacggagggaaatatctcttataaaaagcaagagcaagggtctcccagtctgtGACCCCTGCGGCcgtgcggtccaaatcagtcagccactccctggctgagtcagtcaaagaaaaaggaaacaacaccgCCTTAAtattgtcttgagttaccccctttgtggcggggatagtagaacagtagtccgtaaagacctccatatgcttcctcgggtcttcacctgccacacctctaaagagatttctctccaccagattgatataggacggacggatgtcaaaagtattcccatcctcagtctggagattgaaaccttttggaatagatgatgctttaggctccgaatgacttgcaatattcggcatctttactggttggtttacagaactgaaagtatcttcttcaaaagacgaATTTTCTGTGAATAGGAAATGATGAAGttctggttcgaaagtactcaaggcttcctttcgtgattctctttgcagacggagtctatgcctgaacagtctctctggctcagaatcagctgaaactaactctaacctgtttgacctgggcatacacaacactgaaacaaaatgaatatgaactgtctcaaggaataaaaattccctgagacggataaaataaacgaaacaaaaacagatagggcaattgcctccccggcaacggcgccaaaatttgacagggctgtcttatacctataaaaaataactaactaaactaattatatagctagggaagtcaggtcgatctcctcagggaggcaagatatctgtaagagtccgtctatttggtcacaaaggggggggggggggttgtaattggttttctaaactaaaagatttaaaggaagagaagcaagagaagagcaataaagacagaaaatgagaataaactatcaatagagaggggacatgtcaggatttcggttcactacggtagtctagtgactcaactgtaaacaacttagataaattactgcgagacggatatggaaaggtccttccggtccactttctaccctagattcccactaacttaaGTTCCGTCcttgtcagggtagtctactgttcatagcaggcctatttagtccaatcttccgatccaggattaaatttaaccagattaaaagggtgactcagaagcatgcactcaactaagtcggtaaatacagttatattgctatggggacagagtctcacaattaattcatctaacctatttactacatcctcacattcctaccgtagatcccctaatcctaacatgaaacagattagctactcatgctattaatattgtcaaaactaataacaaagaataaaccaacattaaacataatgaaataatagtgAAATTGCATAAATagagattagggcagaaattaataaggaacaaaacaagtaattaaagtaaataaatgcagaattaagattaaaagagagtaagggattacaatcgcaagaatgcggcgtaaagaacaactaaatccgagcgagaaaatccgaaagcaaaagttacagtgaaagagagaaagcaacgtaGTGTTTACAGTGAAAGATGAATGATAAGATCAAAACTGAATactaatgacctagttattatgcgtttaaatagaaaaaatactaagtccataagctaaaaacAAGTTCACtaactaattaaagcccatgaaagacaaaaccactcgatcgagcagtctgaaacagctcgatcgagtacttctccaagtaatctactcgatcgagtagaattattgctcgatcgagtaactcctaattccagCACTTTTTGATCGAGTaatatactactcgatcgaccatttccagccatagaaaccactcgatcgagcaataaaacAGCTCGAACGAGTATTCTTCCTCCAAAAtagctcaaactcgtgaccgactgctccgtagaccgttcctttacgcatcccaatgcaagatctcgctctaaaaaatcccgtctcctcaaaatgcatgcaaaaagggacgaaaatggtacgattccactactttcacgttcatttctacaaaacggacaaaacgaaccaaagtagccaattcggggcataatgcgatataaacagtacaaaagtacacgaaaatacgtgctaaaataggctaaaaagactatacaaaatgcacgtatcactgtGTATGCTTGATATTTAATTTCAGGGTGCATTTATTACCAATTGCGAAACCTTGATCACATACGAAAACTCCACTCGGAAATTCACCAAGGAGGTATAGAGAAGAGGAACTCGATAGAGTAGTAAAAGATTATTATACCTTGAGATTAATGGGAGCTCCTTCTTTACCCTTGTTTCCTTGGTGTACTCTATAGGCAAATGCAGGGATGTAATGTCCTGCATACAATTCACTGGTTATGAAGAAATCATTCTTTGCGTATTCAGAATGTGCTTTGAAGGATGGCTGCCAATTACCAGTATTCGTTGTTACAATCATAGTTTTCCTGAGAATGAAGTAGCGAGTATTATTTTTGTTATAATGTGATAACAAAATCAAATTACCTGCAAGAAGTCATACAAGTCATTGCTAACGCCGTTTTCACCACGGTGAAGATCACTGTCATCAGAAGTGTAGCTGAATCCAATTCTGCCTAGCAAGTCGACATATATGAGGTTGGACACCTGTTAAAACAATGAAGAATAACTTCAAAATCAATTATTAATTTCTCATAGGCTTGGAAAATGCATTTTCAAACATTTTCATATGTTCGGCCCGGTTACCTGTTTCAACTCGCTGCTAGTCCATTTCTCAAAATCGACGAAAACTCTTCGTAAGCAAGGCAGTCACCGGCACTTTAGTGATTGCATCACAACTATCTCTACAATAAACCTAGATGATAATTGAAAAATATTAAAACAAACCCCTTGAAAACTTTGTTTAACCTTCCCGCTCATCTACCAGACATAGTCCTAATATCTGTGTGGGAAATTGCAGAAATGGAAAGCCTGATTTGCAAAAATTTAACGCCATTGAAGCAAACCGAGAACCTTGCATCAAATTCGAGATAACAGTGAGAAAAAGGACCCTCTGAAGGTAAATTTAGGTAAgcttatattattattaaaacaaaGTTACACTATTATTCGAGATAACTATTATTTGTGCTTGGATTATGATGAACCCAAGGTACCCACTCCTCTTCACAACTGACTCACCTCCATCGCAACCACCACTGACTCACCTCCATCGCAACCACCACTCTCTTACTACAGGAAACTTAGCGCAAAAGGAGTAGTGGACAATGGCAGTACGGAAAGTCATCCTCTAAGAAAGCATTAACCAAGAAAAAGAAAGAGGCAACATAATATGTAATTTGTAGTACAAAGAGTCTATTTGGTGTCAGAAAGACTATGTGCCTTTACGTTAAGAAAAACCCAAAATATGGAACATAATATGTTATTTACTTCTCATTTTTAGCAACCTTTCATTTACGTTGTGTCACGTGAGTATGTCTTTGCAAAGAGTCATTGAGGACAATCAATTAGGAATGAAGGAAGTACTATTAAGCGTAAATCACAATATCAAACAAATGCCAATATCTTGTTCCCCAGGCAACTTGAAAAGCATTACTGCCTACAATTACCAAAATAAACAACAGTCGGATCATGCACATCCCAAATATAATGATATTATGAACGCATCACCAGCTGGTTCATCCCAGTACTTACTCTGACAACTCGTGCATGATCTCTTATCATCCTCCTTCTTCGTTCTCGCTCTTCATCCTTCTTTAAGTCAAGTGTGTGGCGAAATTGTTTCGTTGCATTGAACATAAGACCTGCTTGCTGAAGTGGATGAAGAACATATCAGACACTTGGAAGTCAAAACACCTCTTACACCTTACACTCCTACAATTGTTAAAAAGAGTTGCTTGCTGAAGTGCCTTCACCTCTAAAATATTTTACAAGAACACCAGTACAGTATGATCTCACAACCCACGCCAGAATCAATTGCCTACCCGGCTACCCCCTTATTCAAAGGAATTCTACGTCACACTGACAGTATGCAGTACTCCTTTTATTTGCCAAACTTTTAACACTTTTCAAATTTGCGCTCACAAATTTTAAAAACCATGACGAATCTAAAAGTTGAAACTCTAAAAGATTGAACAGAAAACTCTAACGTAATTAAAAGATATTATTCGTAAACCATAGTACTTGGGGATGATTATATCATACGGCTATCAATTTAAACCCATAAACAAAACCCTAACTTATTTAATTTACAATAAGTACAGAGAGGATAAACAATACACACAAAAACGAGCCCATAAATCCAAGTAAGAAGCTGCATGCAATCAATTAAAAGACAAAACTAAAAGGGAGAATAGACAGATACATACTAAGCGAGAGCGAGAGAGTGAGAGTGCGAGACTATGAATCCAAAACCCAGAAGCTGGGCACATCCCATACTCTTTAGCAGCACCAGAATCAAACGACTACAACTTGCAAATTCAGGATTCAGCAGGGTATAATATTACATCCACAAAACCCAGAAAT
Encoded here:
- the LOC141599937 gene encoding serine carboxypeptidase-like 47 isoform X3, which codes for MCPASGFWIHSLALSLSRSRLQAGLMFNATKQFRHTLDLKKDEERERRRRMIRDHARVVRVSNLIYVDLLGRIGFSYTSDDSDLHRGENGVSNDLKTMIVTTNTGHYIPAFAYRVHQGNKGKEGAPINLKK
- the LOC141599937 gene encoding serine carboxypeptidase-like 47 isoform X1, encoding MCPASGFWIHSLALSLSRSRLQAGLMFNATKQFRHTLDLKKDEERERRRRMIRDHARVVRVSNLIYVDLLGRIGFSYTSDDSDLHRGENGVSNDLKTMIVTTNTGNWQPSFKAHSEYAKNDFFITSELYAGHYIPAFAYRVHQGNKGKEGAPINLKK
- the LOC141599937 gene encoding putative serine carboxypeptidase-like 54 isoform X2, whose product is MFNATKQFRHTLDLKKDEERERRRRMIRDHARVVRVSNLIYVDLLGRIGFSYTSDDSDLHRGENGVSNDLKTMIVTTNTGNWQPSFKAHSEYAKNDFFITSELYAGHYIPAFAYRVHQGNKGKEGAPINLKV